A region of Nocardioides alkalitolerans DNA encodes the following proteins:
- a CDS encoding FAD-dependent oxidoreductase: MTTSATSLESTIVVVGAGLAGLRAAERLRAAGHTGRLLVIGEEQHAPYNRPPLSKEVLRGTMARDRLPFRQRPATAEGVEWRLGTRVASVDLDGHVVRLDGGEEVHWDGLVVATGVRSRRLDLGGELRWRHAVRTIEDAERLAPELAPGARVVVVGGGFIGCEVAATAVTLGCEVTVVEPLAAPLQRPLGDLVAREVQRRHEAHGVRFALGRSVAAIEDAGEHLEVVLDNGASIAADVIVEAVGSQANVEPLAGTGLDLANGVRCDADLHPLRDGTPVLDVVVVGDVARFPVAGYGDAPLRVEHWTMPTDMAAHAAASLLAGIRGEAPVPEKPFAPLPTFWSEQYGVRLQSFGVPHLGHDDVRVLDGDLHGEAAVGYHDRDGLLVGVVLLGLAKRMLDFRTAVTEAQGARTLEPAG; encoded by the coding sequence GTGACCACATCGGCCACATCCCTGGAGAGCACGATCGTCGTCGTCGGTGCCGGTCTCGCCGGCCTCCGCGCCGCCGAGCGGCTGCGCGCGGCGGGGCACACCGGCCGTCTCCTCGTGATCGGCGAGGAGCAGCACGCGCCCTACAACCGGCCGCCGCTGTCGAAGGAGGTGCTGCGCGGCACGATGGCGCGCGACCGCCTGCCCTTCCGCCAGCGGCCCGCCACGGCGGAGGGCGTGGAGTGGCGCCTCGGCACCCGCGTCGCCTCCGTCGACCTCGACGGTCACGTCGTGCGGCTCGACGGTGGCGAGGAGGTGCACTGGGACGGCCTCGTCGTCGCCACGGGCGTCCGCTCGCGGCGGCTCGACCTCGGCGGCGAGCTGCGCTGGCGCCACGCCGTGCGCACGATCGAGGACGCCGAGCGGCTCGCCCCCGAGCTGGCGCCCGGCGCCCGCGTCGTCGTCGTGGGCGGCGGGTTCATCGGCTGCGAGGTCGCCGCGACCGCGGTGACCCTCGGCTGCGAGGTCACGGTGGTCGAGCCGCTCGCCGCGCCGCTGCAGCGCCCCCTGGGCGACCTCGTGGCCCGCGAGGTGCAGCGTCGGCACGAGGCCCACGGCGTGCGGTTCGCGCTCGGCCGCTCGGTCGCCGCGATCGAGGACGCCGGCGAGCACCTCGAGGTGGTGCTCGACAACGGGGCCAGCATCGCCGCGGACGTGATCGTCGAGGCCGTCGGCTCGCAGGCCAACGTCGAGCCGCTCGCCGGGACCGGTCTCGACCTCGCGAACGGCGTGCGGTGCGACGCCGACCTGCACCCGTTGCGTGACGGCACCCCGGTCCTCGACGTCGTCGTGGTCGGGGACGTCGCCCGCTTCCCGGTGGCGGGCTACGGCGACGCCCCGCTGCGCGTCGAGCACTGGACGATGCCGACCGACATGGCCGCCCACGCGGCGGCGAGCCTGCTCGCGGGGATCCGCGGCGAGGCACCGGTCCCGGAGAAGCCGTTCGCGCCGCTGCCGACGTTCTGGAGCGAGCAGTACGGCGTGCGGCTGCAGTCCTTCGGCGTGCCGCACCTCGGCCACGACGACGTGCGGGTGCTCGACGGCGACCTCCACGGGGAGGCGGCGGTCGGCTACCACGACCGCGACGGCCTGCTCGTCGGCGTCGTGCTCCTCGGCCTCGCCAAGCGCATGCTCGACTTCCGCACGGCCGTCACCGAGGCCCAGGGGGCGCGGACCCTCGAGCCCGCGGGGTGA
- a CDS encoding CaiB/BaiF CoA-transferase family protein: MRDGGPLAGVRVVELAGIGPGPFSVMLLADMGADVVRVDRVGGPGADYTPNPVIERGRRSVALDLKQADGVAVLLDLVAAADVLVESYRPGVAERLGFGPDVCLAANPRLVYGRLSAWGQDGPLAPVVGHDVNYIGMTGALHSIGRAGERPVPPLNLVGDFGGGAASLAFGVVCALLETRTSGRGQVVDANVLESTATLMGLVHGLRAQGRWSGERGTNLLDTGCPYYDVYTCADGRWVAFGAIEERFFRNALGVLGLEDPALLGAHKDRTRWPALRVALTEAFARRTRDEWTAAFDGTETCVSPVLDLDEAAAHPHAVARAAYAPIAGTDLLQPVPTPRFSRSATPLPPPAPAPGEHGAAVLAELGYDADRVAALVAAGAVGRP, from the coding sequence ATGCGTGACGGGGGACCGCTGGCGGGCGTGCGGGTCGTCGAGCTGGCCGGGATCGGCCCCGGGCCGTTCAGCGTGATGCTGCTCGCCGACATGGGCGCCGACGTCGTGCGGGTCGACCGGGTCGGCGGGCCGGGGGCGGACTACACGCCCAACCCGGTGATCGAGCGCGGTCGACGTTCCGTCGCGCTCGACCTCAAGCAGGCCGACGGCGTCGCCGTGCTCCTCGACCTGGTGGCGGCGGCCGACGTGCTCGTGGAGAGCTACCGGCCGGGCGTCGCCGAGCGGCTCGGCTTCGGCCCCGACGTGTGCCTGGCCGCCAACCCGCGGCTGGTCTACGGACGGCTGTCCGCCTGGGGCCAGGACGGCCCGCTCGCCCCGGTCGTCGGGCACGACGTCAACTACATCGGGATGACGGGGGCGCTGCACAGCATCGGCCGCGCCGGGGAGCGACCCGTGCCGCCCCTCAACCTCGTCGGTGACTTCGGCGGCGGCGCCGCCTCGCTGGCGTTCGGGGTGGTCTGCGCCCTCCTGGAGACGCGGACGTCGGGCCGCGGTCAGGTCGTCGACGCCAACGTGCTGGAGTCCACGGCCACGCTGATGGGCCTCGTCCACGGGCTGCGGGCGCAGGGCCGCTGGTCCGGCGAGCGGGGCACGAACCTCCTCGACACCGGCTGCCCCTACTACGACGTCTACACCTGCGCCGACGGGCGCTGGGTCGCCTTCGGCGCCATCGAGGAGCGGTTCTTCCGCAACGCCCTCGGGGTGCTCGGCCTGGAGGACCCCGCGCTGCTCGGCGCCCACAAGGACCGGACGCGCTGGCCCGCGCTGCGCGTGGCCCTGACGGAGGCGTTCGCGCGACGTACCCGGGACGAGTGGACCGCGGCCTTCGACGGCACCGAGACGTGCGTCAGCCCGGTCCTCGACCTCGACGAGGCGGCGGCGCACCCGCACGCCGTGGCACGCGCCGCCTACGCCCCGATCGCCGGCACCGACCTGCTGCAGCCGGTGCCGACCCCGCGCTTCAGCCGCAGCGCCACCCCGCTACCGCCGCCGGCGCCCGCGCCGGGGGAGCACGGTGCGGCGGTGCTCGCCGAGCTCGGGTACGACGCGGACCGCGTGGCCGCGCTCGTCGCGGCCGGTGCGGTGGGACGGCCCTAG
- a CDS encoding ferredoxin produces the protein MHVKVDDDRCQGHGLCRISAPDLFFAREEDGNAYVKSETVPPGREDDAAMAADSCPELAIEVD, from the coding sequence ATGCACGTGAAGGTCGACGACGACCGTTGCCAGGGCCACGGCCTCTGCCGCATCAGCGCCCCGGACCTCTTCTTCGCCCGCGAGGAGGACGGCAACGCCTACGTGAAGAGCGAGACCGTGCCCCCCGGCCGCGAGGACGACGCGGCGATGGCGGCCGACAGCTGCCCCGAGCTCGCCATCGAGGTCGACTGA
- a CDS encoding cytochrome P450, which yields MTETAARTPVVTFDHNSETHSEDPAASYRKLREEHPVAWTDAHGGYWVLSGYDAVFEAARDDYTFSSARNSSGGEGLSVVIPKTPAPFHIPIEVDPPEFKKWRKLINPITAPAAVDRMEKIVKHFVTAFIDDIIETGSCDMTSVIGVPAIVTVDWLGLPIEHWKTYATAFHALLVAVPGTEEFDQAVKVDLPMLEEVTRGVIAERTAAPTDDIISYLVQQEVDGRPVTADEVFAMVDLLLSGGVGTTASLVSNTVVWLYQHQDVRQDLIDHPEKLERALEEFLRFFSPTQALARTVTKDVEFQGAAMQEGDRVLIAWGSANRDASQFDAPDEIDIERWPNRHTAFGIGAHRCAGSNLGRAMAKELLSQILGRMGDYVVDVDKLVRYPHQGTNTGWQSIPATFTPGPRLLAPDATAHSDQG from the coding sequence ATGACCGAGACAGCCGCACGCACCCCCGTGGTCACTTTCGACCACAACTCCGAGACGCACTCGGAGGACCCGGCGGCCTCCTACCGGAAGCTCCGCGAGGAGCACCCCGTGGCCTGGACGGACGCCCACGGAGGCTACTGGGTGCTGTCCGGCTACGACGCGGTCTTCGAGGCGGCGCGCGACGACTACACGTTCTCGTCGGCGCGCAACTCGTCGGGCGGCGAAGGCCTCTCGGTGGTCATCCCCAAGACGCCGGCGCCGTTCCACATCCCCATCGAGGTCGACCCGCCCGAGTTCAAGAAGTGGCGCAAGCTGATCAACCCGATCACCGCGCCCGCCGCCGTCGACCGCATGGAGAAGATCGTCAAGCACTTCGTGACGGCCTTCATCGACGACATCATCGAGACCGGCTCCTGCGACATGACCTCGGTCATCGGCGTGCCGGCCATCGTGACCGTCGACTGGCTCGGCCTGCCCATCGAGCACTGGAAGACCTACGCCACGGCGTTCCACGCCCTCCTCGTCGCGGTCCCCGGGACCGAGGAGTTCGACCAGGCCGTCAAGGTCGACCTGCCGATGCTGGAGGAGGTCACGCGCGGCGTCATCGCCGAGCGCACCGCCGCGCCGACCGACGACATCATCAGCTACCTCGTGCAGCAGGAGGTCGACGGCCGCCCCGTGACCGCCGACGAGGTCTTCGCGATGGTCGACCTGCTGCTCTCCGGCGGCGTCGGCACCACCGCGTCGCTCGTCAGCAACACCGTCGTCTGGCTCTACCAGCACCAGGACGTCCGCCAGGACCTCATCGACCACCCCGAGAAGCTCGAGCGGGCGCTCGAGGAGTTCCTCCGCTTCTTCTCCCCCACCCAGGCGCTCGCCCGCACCGTGACCAAGGACGTCGAGTTCCAGGGCGCCGCGATGCAGGAGGGCGACCGCGTGCTCATCGCCTGGGGGTCGGCCAACCGCGACGCCTCCCAGTTCGACGCGCCCGACGAGATCGACATCGAGCGCTGGCCCAACCGCCACACCGCCTTCGGCATCGGCGCCCACCGCTGCGCGGGCTCCAACCTCGGCCGCGCGATGGCGAAGGAGCTGCTCTCGCAGATCCTCGGCCGCATGGGCGACTACGTCGTGGACGTCGACAAGCTCGTCCGCTACCCGCACCAGGGCACGAACACCGGCTGGCAGAGCATCCCCGCCACGTTCACGCCGGGGCCGCGGCTGCTCGCCCCCGACGCCACGGCGCACTCCGACCAGGGCTGA
- a CDS encoding DUF1446 domain-containing protein has translation MLRLGSGSAYADDRLDAVAAMAASGRVAYLGFDCLAERTMALAQVRRRADPATGQDRRIARLVPLLADYLAAGGKVVGNFGAAHPEAARDDFARALAEVGVPGVRIGVVHGDDVRALVQDLDAELPELGTTVRALGDRVVSANAYLGADGIVDCLREDAQIVLGGRLADPSLFVGPICHELDWSLDDWDRVGHATMVGHLLECGVHSTGGNYEDPPYRVVPRPHDLGFPIGEVGDGEVVVTKLPGTGGLVDAMTTKTQLYYEIHDPAAYLTPDVTADFTGLEVTDLGDDRVRVTGARGRPRPDTLKVLVGVDQGWRATGEMSYGGPGCVERARRAAEVLRARLAPYDAEIDELRIDLHGVDALFGGRAPGGSPAEVRLRLAVRTTSLDVARTAAHETELLYFGPAGGGGNTSSVVPALGVTPAYVPRGLVPVTTEVGVA, from the coding sequence GTGCTGCGGCTCGGCTCGGGGTCGGCCTACGCCGACGACCGGCTCGACGCCGTCGCGGCCATGGCGGCGAGCGGCCGGGTCGCCTACCTCGGCTTCGACTGCCTCGCCGAGCGCACGATGGCGCTCGCGCAGGTACGCCGCCGAGCTGACCCAGCGACCGGCCAGGACCGGCGGATCGCGCGCCTCGTGCCGCTGCTCGCGGACTACCTCGCCGCCGGCGGCAAGGTGGTCGGCAACTTCGGCGCGGCCCACCCCGAGGCCGCCCGCGACGACTTCGCGCGGGCGCTGGCCGAGGTCGGCGTGCCCGGCGTGCGCATCGGGGTCGTGCACGGCGACGACGTCCGCGCGCTCGTGCAGGACCTCGACGCGGAGCTGCCCGAGCTCGGCACCACCGTGCGCGCGCTCGGCGACCGGGTCGTCTCGGCCAACGCCTACCTCGGTGCCGACGGGATCGTCGACTGCCTGCGCGAGGACGCGCAGATCGTGCTCGGCGGCCGTCTCGCCGACCCGTCGCTGTTCGTGGGCCCGATCTGCCACGAGCTGGACTGGTCGCTCGACGACTGGGACCGCGTCGGACACGCGACGATGGTCGGCCACCTCCTCGAGTGCGGGGTGCACTCGACGGGCGGCAACTACGAGGACCCGCCCTACCGGGTCGTGCCGCGTCCCCACGACCTGGGCTTCCCGATCGGCGAGGTCGGTGACGGCGAGGTCGTCGTGACGAAGCTCCCCGGGACCGGCGGACTGGTCGACGCGATGACGACCAAGACGCAGCTCTACTACGAGATCCACGACCCCGCGGCGTACCTCACCCCCGACGTCACCGCCGACTTCACCGGCCTCGAGGTCACCGACCTCGGGGACGACCGGGTGCGGGTCACCGGCGCCCGCGGTCGCCCTCGCCCCGACACCCTCAAGGTGCTCGTCGGGGTCGACCAGGGCTGGCGGGCGACGGGGGAGATGTCGTACGGCGGGCCCGGGTGCGTCGAGCGCGCCCGGCGCGCCGCCGAGGTGCTGCGCGCCCGGCTCGCGCCGTACGACGCGGAGATCGACGAGCTGCGCATCGACCTCCACGGGGTGGACGCCCTCTTCGGGGGCCGGGCGCCGGGGGGCTCCCCGGCCGAGGTGCGGCTGCGGCTCGCGGTGCGCACGACCTCGCTCGACGTGGCGCGCACGGCGGCCCACGAGACCGAGCTGCTCTACTTCGGACCCGCGGGCGGGGGCGGCAACACCAGCTCCGTCGTGCCGGCCCTCGGGGTCACCCCGGCGTACGTGCCCCGTGGGCTCGTGCCCGTCACCACGGAGGTGGGAGTCGCATGA
- a CDS encoding FAD-dependent oxidoreductase has protein sequence MPPEPTESTESTEPTETTEPTGTERVDVVVLGTGAAGLTAALAAADAGARVALVEKADKIGGTTALSSAVVWLPANPAARAAGVADSREDALAYLGALSHDMILPELAAAFVDSVDEVVDWIETATPLHLQLVAGFPDYHPEHPGGKPQGGRSLEPALFSFDAVPGWSDRVVGTPRRMNVSDTPTGGGTGVIAPDELARRESAGLEGLGRALVGSLLAGCLDRGAVPETGWRATRLLTEDDRVVGVELQDAHAPDAPVRRVHARAVVLATGGFEHDADLVRDFLRGPMTAPPGVPTNTGDGLRMAMRVGARLGNMREAWWVPVVRLGDRRADGGHDVFLVLRERTLPRSIMVNDQGVRFTNEAANYNALGGAFHAFDPTSFRYANQPAHLVFDHGFATRYGCFGNAPGAPVPDVVHRADTLAGLAAVIGVPPDALEATVARWNGLVAAGHDDDFGRGDSAYDGWCGDRAQYPGRGATLGPLDEGPFYAVELLSSTLGTKGGPRTDVDGAVLDVDGAVIEGLYAAGNVMAAPTGMVYGGAGGTLGPAMVFGYRAGRAAARVPAPA, from the coding sequence GTGCCCCCGGAACCCACCGAGTCCACGGAGTCCACGGAGCCCACGGAGACCACGGAGCCCACGGGGACGGAGCGGGTCGACGTCGTCGTGCTCGGCACCGGCGCGGCCGGCCTCACCGCCGCGCTCGCCGCGGCGGACGCCGGCGCGCGCGTCGCCCTCGTCGAGAAGGCGGACAAGATCGGTGGCACGACGGCGCTCTCGAGCGCGGTCGTGTGGCTGCCGGCCAACCCGGCCGCCCGCGCCGCCGGGGTGGCGGACTCGCGGGAGGACGCGCTCGCCTACCTCGGCGCCCTCTCCCACGACATGATCCTGCCGGAGCTCGCCGCGGCCTTCGTGGACTCCGTGGACGAGGTCGTCGACTGGATCGAGACCGCGACGCCGCTGCACCTCCAGCTCGTGGCGGGGTTCCCCGACTACCACCCCGAGCACCCCGGCGGGAAGCCGCAGGGCGGCCGCTCCCTGGAGCCCGCCCTCTTCTCCTTCGACGCGGTGCCCGGCTGGAGCGACCGCGTCGTCGGCACCCCCCGCCGCATGAACGTCTCCGACACCCCGACCGGCGGTGGCACCGGCGTCATCGCACCCGACGAGCTCGCGCGTCGCGAGTCCGCGGGGCTCGAGGGGCTCGGCCGCGCCCTCGTCGGCAGCCTGCTCGCGGGCTGTCTCGACCGGGGCGCCGTCCCGGAGACGGGATGGCGGGCGACCCGCCTGCTCACCGAGGACGACCGCGTCGTGGGCGTCGAGCTGCAGGACGCCCACGCCCCCGACGCACCGGTACGCCGCGTGCACGCCCGCGCGGTGGTGCTCGCGACCGGCGGGTTCGAGCACGACGCCGACCTGGTGCGCGACTTCCTCCGTGGTCCGATGACCGCCCCGCCGGGCGTGCCGACCAACACGGGCGACGGACTGCGGATGGCGATGCGCGTCGGCGCCCGGCTGGGCAACATGCGCGAGGCGTGGTGGGTGCCCGTGGTGCGTCTGGGCGACCGTCGCGCCGACGGCGGCCACGACGTCTTCCTCGTGCTCCGCGAGCGCACGCTCCCCCGCTCGATCATGGTGAACGACCAGGGGGTGCGGTTCACCAACGAGGCCGCCAACTACAACGCGCTCGGCGGCGCCTTCCACGCGTTCGACCCGACCAGCTTCCGCTACGCCAACCAGCCCGCGCACCTCGTCTTCGACCACGGCTTCGCCACGCGCTACGGCTGCTTCGGCAACGCCCCGGGCGCCCCCGTGCCGGACGTCGTGCACCGCGCCGACACCCTCGCTGGGCTCGCCGCCGTCATCGGCGTGCCACCGGACGCCCTCGAGGCGACCGTCGCCCGGTGGAACGGGCTCGTCGCCGCCGGGCACGACGACGACTTCGGGCGCGGGGACAGCGCGTACGACGGGTGGTGCGGCGACCGCGCGCAGTACCCGGGCCGCGGCGCGACCCTCGGCCCCCTCGACGAGGGCCCGTTCTACGCCGTCGAGCTGCTCAGCTCGACGCTCGGCACCAAGGGCGGCCCGCGCACGGACGTCGACGGTGCCGTGCTCGACGTCGACGGCGCCGTCATCGAGGGCCTGTACGCCGCGGGCAACGTCATGGCCGCGCCCACCGGCATGGTCTACGGCGGTGCCGGCGGCACCCTCGGCCCGGCGATGGTCTTCGGCTACCGCGCGGGCCGTGCCGCGGCGCGCGTGCCGGCACCCGCCTGA
- a CDS encoding aldehyde dehydrogenase family protein has translation MRLREIAASRSGDKGDVSNVCVFAYDPAHYPLLVEHLTAERVAAHFGDLVEGAVTRYELPLVHGLNFVLDRALGGGVSMTLRADPHGKAFQSLVLDLELPDPAPAADAGVGAGVGAGADVRLPDTTRTTLVDGVWRAGRGDVVTSTDPATTRELARWAGSSTAQVDDAVAAARRAFDAGTWRGRPPAERAAVLRRLADLLTEHQEELARLVVAEVGSPITLARTLQTATPAANIAWAAEKAASGPRGGYREELPPLERPVRTESVLLREPIGVVAAITPYNYPINMVAWKVGPALAAGCSVVLLPSPRGTLCTLALVRLAEEAGVPPGVLNLVTGGADIGAHLSGHADVDLVSFTGSNAVGAAVMRAAAATSTKVVLELGGKSPTIVLPGADLDRAVGPSLLRFCRNAGQGCGATTRILVHRDDLDAFVERAVAFLADHVPLGDPHDEATEVGPLISEEHRARVEGYLERARVRGARVLAGGTRPPAGSGLAGWFLAPTLLTGVDPDDEICQDELFAPVAVVLAYDTVDKAMTIANNSRYGLNALVWGDHAEAVAVAERLQSGTVAINGGGPGRPDVPWVGAKQSGIGMEMGEDGFAEFFTVRHLQWPTP, from the coding sequence ATGAGGCTCCGCGAGATCGCCGCCAGCCGCTCCGGCGACAAGGGCGACGTCAGCAACGTCTGCGTCTTCGCCTACGACCCGGCGCACTACCCGCTCCTCGTCGAGCACCTCACCGCCGAGCGGGTCGCGGCCCACTTCGGCGACCTGGTCGAGGGCGCGGTCACCCGCTACGAGCTGCCGCTCGTGCACGGGCTCAACTTCGTGCTCGACCGCGCGCTCGGCGGCGGGGTGTCGATGACGCTGCGCGCCGACCCGCACGGCAAGGCGTTCCAGTCGCTCGTGCTCGACCTGGAGCTGCCCGACCCCGCCCCGGCAGCCGACGCAGGGGTCGGCGCAGGGGTCGGCGCGGGCGCCGACGTCCGGCTCCCCGACACGACCCGCACGACGCTCGTCGACGGCGTCTGGCGCGCCGGCCGGGGCGACGTCGTGACGAGCACCGACCCCGCGACGACGCGGGAGCTGGCCCGCTGGGCGGGGAGCTCGACCGCCCAGGTGGACGACGCCGTCGCCGCGGCCCGGCGCGCATTCGACGCCGGCACGTGGCGCGGCCGCCCGCCCGCCGAGCGCGCGGCGGTGCTGCGGCGTCTCGCCGACCTGCTGACGGAGCACCAGGAGGAGCTGGCCCGCCTCGTCGTCGCGGAGGTGGGCTCGCCGATCACGCTGGCCCGCACGCTGCAGACCGCGACCCCCGCGGCGAACATCGCCTGGGCGGCGGAGAAGGCCGCGTCGGGGCCGCGAGGCGGCTACCGCGAGGAGCTGCCGCCGCTCGAACGACCGGTGCGCACCGAGAGCGTGCTGCTGCGCGAGCCGATCGGCGTCGTGGCCGCGATCACGCCGTACAACTACCCGATCAACATGGTCGCCTGGAAGGTCGGGCCCGCGCTCGCGGCCGGCTGCTCGGTGGTGCTGCTGCCCTCGCCCCGCGGCACCCTCTGCACGCTCGCCCTCGTGCGCCTCGCCGAGGAGGCCGGGGTGCCGCCCGGCGTGCTCAACCTGGTGACGGGCGGCGCTGACATCGGCGCCCACCTCTCCGGCCACGCCGACGTGGACCTCGTGTCCTTCACGGGCTCCAACGCCGTGGGTGCCGCCGTGATGCGGGCGGCCGCGGCCACGAGCACGAAGGTGGTGCTGGAGCTGGGCGGGAAGTCGCCGACGATCGTGCTGCCGGGCGCCGACCTCGATCGCGCGGTCGGGCCGTCGCTGCTGCGCTTCTGCCGCAACGCGGGCCAGGGCTGCGGCGCGACGACCCGCATCCTCGTGCACCGCGACGACCTCGACGCGTTCGTCGAGCGGGCGGTGGCCTTCCTGGCCGACCACGTGCCGCTCGGCGACCCCCACGACGAGGCCACCGAGGTGGGTCCGCTCATCTCCGAGGAGCACCGCGCGCGGGTCGAGGGCTATCTCGAGCGCGCACGGGTGCGCGGCGCCCGCGTCCTCGCCGGGGGCACCCGACCGCCCGCGGGCTCCGGCCTCGCCGGCTGGTTCCTCGCGCCCACGCTCCTCACCGGCGTCGACCCGGACGACGAGATCTGCCAGGACGAGCTGTTCGCCCCGGTGGCCGTCGTGCTCGCCTACGACACCGTGGACAAGGCGATGACGATCGCGAACAACAGTCGCTACGGCCTCAACGCCCTCGTCTGGGGCGACCACGCGGAGGCGGTGGCGGTGGCCGAGCGCCTCCAGTCGGGGACCGTCGCGATCAACGGCGGCGGACCCGGTCGCCCCGACGTGCCCTGGGTGGGCGCCAAGCAGTCGGGCATCGGCATGGAGATGGGGGAGGACGGCTTCGCCGAGTTCTTCACCGTCCGGCACCTGCAGTGGCCCACCCCGTGA
- a CDS encoding AMP-binding protein: MSVPSADPVTVHPGTGRDVAWLVDAWARHAPDRVFLRWAPFEGDGGTWTRREFAADVDLVARSLHARGVRRGDRFALVLPNRPAFLLTWTALVSLGAVAVCLNPRLARDELAHALGHSGAVAALTTPDRAEDVAAAAPGLRIIVDGASCRPGGDTFGDLLRGSPASYPRGVDPLAPASIQYTSGTTARPKGVVWSQAACLWAGQVGAAHQGLGPRDVNLVHLPLFHTNALSYSFLSSLASGGEVVLQPRFSASRFWPTAVRHGATWSSVVSFCLRALAGQEAPERHRFRGWASSAVVTPSPATGGVGALGWFGMTETVSHPLVSDLHLPGPAGSMGRPSPAYGVRLVDEDGRGVAPGGSGELQVRGERGRSLFSGYLDDAAATAAAFTADGWFRTGDRARVDEHGDGWFVERRGDVLKVGGENIGAPEVERVLREVAGVREVAVVGRPDRMLGEVPVAFVLRQPGAEVDVPAAHARCAQALADFKRPREIRVVDELPRSTLDKVAKGVLRQRLAAEQQEVADA, encoded by the coding sequence GTGAGCGTCCCGTCCGCGGACCCCGTCACGGTCCACCCCGGCACGGGCCGCGACGTCGCGTGGCTGGTGGACGCCTGGGCCCGGCACGCGCCCGACCGGGTCTTCCTCCGCTGGGCCCCGTTCGAGGGCGACGGCGGCACCTGGACGCGGCGCGAGTTCGCCGCCGACGTCGACCTCGTCGCCCGCTCCCTGCACGCCCGCGGGGTGCGGCGCGGTGACCGCTTCGCGCTGGTGCTGCCGAACCGGCCGGCGTTCCTCCTCACGTGGACGGCCCTCGTCTCGCTCGGCGCGGTGGCCGTGTGCCTCAACCCGCGCCTGGCCCGGGACGAGCTCGCGCACGCCCTCGGGCACTCCGGGGCCGTCGCCGCGCTGACGACGCCGGACCGGGCCGAGGACGTCGCGGCGGCCGCCCCCGGTCTGCGGATCATCGTCGACGGGGCGTCGTGCCGGCCCGGGGGCGACACGTTCGGCGACCTCCTGCGGGGCTCTCCCGCGTCGTACCCCCGCGGGGTGGACCCGCTCGCCCCCGCGAGCATCCAGTACACGTCGGGCACGACCGCCCGCCCCAAGGGCGTGGTGTGGTCGCAGGCCGCGTGCCTGTGGGCGGGCCAGGTCGGGGCCGCCCACCAGGGGCTCGGCCCCCGGGACGTCAACCTCGTGCACCTGCCGCTCTTCCACACCAACGCGCTGTCCTACTCGTTCCTGTCCTCCCTGGCGTCGGGTGGCGAGGTCGTGCTGCAGCCCCGGTTCTCCGCGAGCCGCTTCTGGCCCACGGCGGTGCGCCACGGCGCGACGTGGTCGTCCGTCGTGAGCTTCTGCCTGCGGGCGCTCGCCGGGCAGGAGGCGCCGGAGCGGCACCGGTTCCGCGGCTGGGCCAGCAGCGCCGTCGTCACGCCCTCGCCCGCCACCGGCGGGGTCGGTGCCCTCGGCTGGTTCGGGATGACCGAGACCGTCAGCCACCCCCTCGTCAGCGACCTCCACCTGCCCGGGCCCGCGGGGTCGATGGGACGCCCGTCCCCGGCGTACGGCGTGCGGCTGGTCGACGAGGACGGCCGCGGTGTCGCTCCCGGCGGGTCCGGTGAGCTGCAGGTGCGCGGGGAGCGCGGTCGGTCGCTGTTCAGCGGCTACCTCGACGACGCGGCGGCCACGGCGGCCGCGTTCACCGCCGACGGCTGGTTCCGCACCGGCGACCGTGCCCGGGTCGACGAGCACGGGGACGGGTGGTTCGTCGAGCGCCGCGGCGACGTGCTCAAGGTCGGCGGCGAGAACATCGGCGCCCCCGAGGTCGAGCGCGTGCTGCGGGAGGTCGCCGGCGTGCGGGAGGTCGCCGTCGTGGGCCGGCCCGACCGGATGCTGGGCGAGGTGCCGGTCGCGTTCGTGCTGCGGCAGCCGGGCGCCGAGGTCGACGTGCCGGCGGCGCACGCGCGGTGCGCGCAGGCGCTGGCCGACTTCAAGCGGCCCCGCGAGATCCGCGTGGTCGACGAGCTGCCCCGGTCGACGCTCGACAAGGTCGCGAAGGGCGTGCTGCGGCAGCGCCTCGCCGCGGAGCAGCAGGAGGTCGCGGATGCGTGA